In Kocuria turfanensis, a single genomic region encodes these proteins:
- a CDS encoding adenosine deaminase, which yields MLTSAERGPARVPDRVLRDLPKVCLHDHLDGALRPATVVELAAAAGHRLPVEEPEALGRWIRASADSGSLVRYLETFQHTVAVMQSPEALVRCAREYVEDLVADGVVHAEVRWAPEQHTAGGLSMAEAVEAVRLGLSEGVLAAEDAGHIVSVTQILCAMRHAERSLEVARLVVDNRDRGVVAFDLAGPEDGFPPVRHRAALELLADELMPVTLHAGEAAGIGSIRDALATGRALRLGHGVRIAEDIEIEEEDGVAVVTLGRTAEWVRDRGIALEVCPTSNLQTGAVAAFGTAPERHPVDMLYRTGFTVTISPDNRLMSGTSVTGELASLVTHFGYGLEDLEQLQRNAAAAAFLPLEDRSALEGIITEGFEGMHG from the coding sequence ATGCTGACGTCCGCCGAACGCGGTCCGGCCCGGGTGCCGGACCGCGTGCTCCGTGACCTGCCCAAGGTCTGCCTGCACGACCACCTCGACGGCGCGCTGCGCCCGGCCACGGTGGTCGAGCTGGCCGCCGCCGCCGGGCACCGCCTGCCGGTCGAGGAGCCCGAGGCCCTCGGCCGGTGGATCCGCGCCAGCGCCGACTCCGGCTCGCTGGTGCGCTACCTGGAGACGTTCCAGCACACCGTGGCCGTGATGCAGTCCCCCGAGGCGCTCGTGCGCTGCGCCCGGGAGTACGTCGAGGACCTCGTCGCCGACGGCGTCGTGCACGCCGAGGTCCGGTGGGCCCCGGAGCAGCACACCGCGGGCGGGCTGTCGATGGCCGAGGCCGTCGAGGCCGTCCGGCTGGGGCTCTCCGAGGGGGTGCTCGCCGCGGAGGACGCCGGGCACATCGTCTCCGTCACCCAGATCCTGTGCGCCATGCGCCACGCCGAGCGCTCCCTCGAGGTCGCCCGCCTGGTGGTCGACAACCGGGACCGCGGCGTCGTGGCCTTCGACCTCGCCGGGCCCGAGGACGGCTTCCCGCCGGTGCGCCACCGCGCGGCCCTCGAGCTGCTCGCGGACGAGCTCATGCCCGTGACCCTGCACGCCGGCGAGGCGGCGGGCATCGGCTCCATCCGGGACGCGCTGGCTACGGGCCGCGCCCTGCGGCTGGGCCACGGGGTGCGCATCGCGGAGGACATCGAGATCGAGGAGGAGGACGGCGTCGCCGTCGTCACGCTCGGCCGCACCGCCGAGTGGGTCCGGGACCGGGGCATCGCGCTCGAGGTCTGCCCCACGTCCAATCTCCAGACCGGCGCGGTGGCCGCCTTCGGCACCGCCCCCGAACGCCACCCGGTGGACATGCTCTACCGCACGGGCTTCACCGTGACCATCTCCCCGGACAACCGGCTGATGAGCGGCACGTCGGTCACCGGTGAGCTCGCCTCCCTCGTGACCCACTTCGGCTACGGGCTCGAGGACCTGGAGCAGCTGCAGCGCAACGCGGCCGCGGCCGCGTTCCTGCCGCTGGAGGACCGCAGCGCACTGGAGGGGATCATCACGGAGGGCTTCGAAGGGATGCACGGATGA
- the eno gene encoding phosphopyruvate hydratase has product MAMITAVHARQILDSRGNPTVEVEVLLEDGSYGRAAVPSGASTGAFEAVERRDGDKKVYLGKGVLDAVKAVDEEIAEAVIGLDATDQRLIDRTMLDLDGTDNKASLGANAILGVSLAVARAAANASDLELYKYLGGPNAHVLPVPMMNILNGGSHADSNVDIQEFMIAPIGAATFSEALRTGVEVYHSLKAVLKERGLATGLGDEGGFAPNLESNRAALDLISEAIEKAGYTVGTDVALALDVASSEFFENGAYSFEGKQLSAAEMTAYYEELVRDYPIVSIEDPLDEDDWEGWQTLTASVGTQVQIVGDDLFVTNPERLSRGIAEGAGNALLVKVNQIGSLTETFDAISLAQRHMFHCMISHRSGETEDTTIADIAVATNAGQIKTGAPARSERVAKYNQLLRIEEELGDAARYAGASAFPRYTAK; this is encoded by the coding sequence ATGGCCATGATCACCGCAGTGCACGCCCGTCAGATCCTCGACTCCCGCGGCAACCCGACCGTGGAGGTCGAGGTCCTCCTGGAGGACGGCAGCTACGGCCGGGCGGCCGTCCCCTCGGGCGCCTCGACCGGAGCCTTCGAGGCGGTCGAGCGCCGCGACGGCGACAAGAAGGTGTACCTCGGCAAGGGCGTCCTCGACGCCGTGAAGGCCGTGGACGAGGAGATCGCCGAGGCCGTGATCGGTCTCGACGCCACCGACCAGCGCCTGATCGACCGGACCATGCTCGACCTCGACGGCACGGACAACAAGGCCAGCCTCGGCGCCAACGCGATCCTGGGCGTCTCCCTCGCCGTGGCCCGCGCGGCCGCGAACGCCTCCGACCTGGAGCTCTACAAGTACCTGGGCGGGCCCAACGCCCACGTGCTGCCGGTGCCGATGATGAACATCCTCAACGGCGGCTCCCACGCGGACTCCAACGTGGACATCCAGGAGTTCATGATCGCCCCGATCGGCGCGGCGACCTTCTCCGAGGCCCTGCGCACCGGTGTGGAGGTCTACCACTCCCTCAAGGCCGTGCTCAAAGAGCGCGGGCTGGCCACCGGCCTGGGCGACGAGGGCGGCTTCGCCCCGAACCTGGAGTCCAACCGCGCCGCCCTGGACCTCATCTCCGAGGCGATCGAGAAGGCCGGCTACACCGTGGGCACCGACGTGGCGCTCGCCCTGGACGTCGCCTCCTCCGAGTTCTTCGAGAACGGCGCGTACAGCTTCGAGGGCAAGCAGCTCAGCGCCGCGGAGATGACCGCCTACTACGAGGAGCTCGTGCGGGACTACCCGATCGTCTCCATCGAGGACCCGCTGGACGAGGACGACTGGGAGGGCTGGCAGACCCTGACCGCCTCCGTGGGCACCCAGGTGCAGATCGTCGGCGACGACCTGTTCGTCACCAACCCGGAGCGGCTCAGCCGCGGCATCGCGGAGGGGGCCGGCAACGCCCTGCTCGTGAAGGTCAACCAGATCGGCTCCCTCACGGAGACCTTCGACGCCATCTCCCTGGCCCAGCGGCACATGTTCCACTGCATGATCTCGCACCGCTCGGGCGAGACCGAGGACACCACGATCGCCGACATCGCGGTGGCCACCAACGCCGGGCAGATCAAGACCGGCGCGCCGGCCCGCTCCGAGCGCGTGGCGAAGTACAACCAGCTGCTGCGCATCGAGGAGGAGCTCGGCGACGCCGCGCGCTACGCGGGCGCCTCGGCGTTCCCGCGCTACACCGCGAAGTGA
- a CDS encoding BMP family lipoprotein: protein MTFSPRTSRGSRPLSAAALLGASALVLAGCGAAPEEGGEAQEQATDFTGCIVSDSGGFQDRSFNQNSYEGLQAAQESMGIEIQQAESQAETDFVPNLNSMVQQGCDLTVSVGFLLADATREAAEANPDSNFAIVDDASIELDNVKPLVYNTAEAAFLAGYVAAGTTQTGKVAAYGGMDIPTVTVFMDGFADGVAHYNETKGENVELLGWNKDAQDGTFVNSFTDTSAAKTTTQNFINEGADIIMPVAGQAALGTLDAVVAANDGGDEVRFVWVDADGYETLDQGQQYQLTSVLKQMSTSVQDVVETSAEGQFSNEPYIGTLENGGVGIAPYHDQEEAVGEELAAEVEQLKQDIIDGTITVESENSPQA, encoded by the coding sequence ATGACCTTCTCACCCCGGACGTCCCGAGGATCCCGCCCGCTTTCCGCCGCCGCGCTGCTCGGCGCCTCCGCCCTGGTCCTCGCCGGCTGCGGGGCCGCGCCCGAGGAGGGCGGGGAGGCGCAGGAGCAGGCCACCGACTTCACGGGCTGCATCGTCTCCGACTCCGGGGGCTTCCAGGACCGCTCGTTCAACCAGAACTCCTACGAGGGCCTGCAGGCCGCCCAGGAGTCCATGGGCATCGAGATCCAGCAGGCCGAGTCCCAGGCCGAGACCGACTTCGTGCCCAACCTCAACTCCATGGTCCAGCAGGGCTGCGACCTGACCGTCTCCGTGGGCTTCCTCCTCGCCGACGCCACCCGCGAGGCCGCCGAGGCCAACCCGGACTCGAACTTCGCGATCGTGGACGACGCCTCGATCGAGCTCGACAACGTCAAGCCGCTGGTCTACAACACGGCCGAGGCCGCGTTCCTCGCCGGCTACGTCGCGGCGGGCACCACCCAGACCGGCAAGGTCGCCGCCTACGGCGGCATGGACATCCCCACCGTGACGGTGTTCATGGACGGCTTCGCCGACGGCGTCGCCCACTACAACGAGACCAAGGGCGAGAACGTCGAGCTGCTGGGCTGGAACAAGGACGCCCAGGACGGCACCTTCGTCAACAGCTTCACCGACACCTCCGCGGCGAAGACCACCACGCAGAACTTCATCAACGAGGGCGCGGACATCATCATGCCCGTGGCGGGCCAGGCGGCGCTGGGCACCCTCGACGCCGTGGTCGCCGCCAACGACGGCGGCGACGAGGTCCGCTTCGTGTGGGTCGACGCCGACGGCTACGAGACGCTCGACCAGGGCCAGCAGTACCAGCTCACCTCCGTGCTCAAGCAGATGAGCACCTCCGTGCAGGACGTCGTCGAGACGTCGGCGGAGGGCCAGTTCAGCAACGAGCCCTACATCGGCACCCTCGAGAACGGCGGAGTGGGCATCGCGCCCTACCACGACCAGGAGGAGGCCGTGGGCGAGGAGCTCGCCGCCGAGGTCGAGCAGCTCAAGCAGGACATCATCGACGGCACCATCACCGTCGAGTCCGAGAACTCGCCGCAGGCCTGA
- a CDS encoding ABC transporter permease, whose amino-acid sequence MSSQEPTPQHESAPWDGGSTATTTAATGTATAPAESELSTAAANEVVGVTSWRTPVVLALLSAVALVLFALNAPDNRVAFRVSEDGDLFRVPDLAVNGVVWGWLTAVVLLALTALAFVRARARAQLPRWAVLVFGFFFVSGFLVWVVGSSRTPDVSLSGLLAGSVALAIPLIFGSLGGLLCERSGVVNIAIEGQLLFGAFSAAVAGSLSGSAWVGLLAAVLGAGLVSLVLAVFSITYKVNQVIVGVVLNVLVSGLTGFLFATVLETNASVFNSPPRLPRFAVPVLSEIPVVGPILFDQSVIGYLMYVAVAVVWFALYRTRWGLRTRAVGEHPKAADTLGVKVNALRFRNVLLGGMVAGVGGAFYTLVSVSAFTRDMTSGAGYIALAALIFGRWNPIGALLASLLFGFASNLQSILSFLGTPVPSQFLAMLPYVVTILAVAGLVGASRAPAASGQPYTKE is encoded by the coding sequence ATGAGCTCGCAGGAACCGACACCGCAGCACGAGAGCGCCCCGTGGGACGGCGGCAGCACCGCCACCACCACTGCCGCCACCGGCACCGCCACCGCGCCGGCCGAGTCCGAGCTGTCCACGGCGGCGGCCAACGAGGTCGTGGGCGTGACCAGCTGGCGCACCCCCGTGGTCCTGGCCCTGCTGAGCGCCGTGGCCCTCGTCCTGTTCGCGCTCAACGCCCCGGACAACCGGGTCGCCTTCCGCGTCTCCGAGGACGGCGACCTCTTCCGCGTGCCGGACCTGGCGGTCAACGGCGTGGTGTGGGGCTGGCTCACCGCGGTCGTGCTCCTCGCCCTGACGGCCCTGGCGTTCGTGCGCGCCCGGGCCCGGGCGCAGCTGCCCCGCTGGGCGGTGCTGGTCTTCGGCTTCTTCTTCGTCAGCGGCTTCCTCGTGTGGGTCGTGGGCAGCTCGCGCACCCCGGACGTGTCCCTGTCGGGCCTGCTCGCCGGGTCCGTGGCCCTGGCCATCCCGCTGATCTTCGGCTCCCTGGGCGGGCTGCTGTGCGAGCGCTCCGGGGTCGTGAACATCGCGATCGAGGGCCAGCTGCTGTTCGGCGCCTTCTCCGCGGCCGTGGCCGGGTCCCTGTCCGGCAGCGCCTGGGTGGGGCTGCTGGCCGCCGTGCTCGGCGCGGGCCTGGTCTCCCTGGTGCTCGCCGTCTTCTCGATCACCTACAAGGTCAACCAGGTGATCGTGGGCGTGGTGCTCAACGTGCTGGTCTCCGGGCTGACCGGCTTCCTCTTCGCCACGGTGCTGGAGACCAACGCGAGCGTGTTCAACTCCCCGCCGCGGCTGCCGCGCTTCGCCGTGCCCGTGCTCTCCGAGATCCCCGTGGTCGGCCCCATCCTCTTCGACCAGTCCGTGATCGGGTACCTGATGTACGTGGCGGTGGCCGTGGTGTGGTTCGCCCTCTACCGCACCCGCTGGGGGCTGCGCACCCGCGCGGTGGGCGAGCACCCCAAGGCCGCGGACACCCTGGGCGTGAAGGTCAACGCGCTGCGCTTCCGCAACGTGCTGCTCGGCGGCATGGTCGCCGGGGTCGGCGGGGCGTTCTACACCCTGGTCTCCGTGTCCGCGTTCACCCGGGACATGACCTCCGGGGCCGGGTACATCGCCCTGGCCGCGCTGATCTTCGGCCGGTGGAACCCCATCGGGGCGCTGCTCGCGTCCCTGCTGTTCGGCTTCGCGTCCAACCTCCAGTCGATCCTGTCCTTCCTGGGCACCCCGGTGCCCAGCCAGTTCCTGGCGATGCTCCCGTACGTCGTGACGATCCTGGCGGTGGCCGGGCTCGTCGGCGCCTCCCGCGCCCCCGCGGCCTCGGGCCAGCCCTACACCAAGGAGTGA
- a CDS encoding ABC transporter ATP-binding protein → MKLELQSITKRFGAFAANEDIDLVVEPGQIHCLLGENGAGKSTLMNVLYGLYRPTAGRILVDGAEVSFKGPGDAMAAGIGMVHQHFMLVPVFTVAENVALGAESTKGAALDLETTRRRIREISDRYGFHVDPDAVVEDLPVGVQQRVEIIKALVREAQVLILDEPTAVLTPRETDELLEIMRQLRSSGRSILFISHKLREVKEISDVITVVRRGRVVGQTSPEASTSELAALMVGRDVSLTVAKGQAAPGERALEVSGLTVVGDNGVKLLDDVSFDVARGEILAVAGVQGNGQTELAEAILGLRERATGSIRLGGTELLGRSVRQVLEAGVGFVPEDRSTDGLVGPFTVAENLVLDLYGDDRFSRGPSLRLGEILANARRAVEQFDVRTPSVDAPVRTLSGGNQQKVVIARELSRPLELFLASQPTRGVDVGSIEFIHEQIVAERDKGVPVLIVSTELDEVYALADRIAVFFHGRIMGIVGPDTPRDVLGQMMAGATAEEARASTAQHTAQHTKEQA, encoded by the coding sequence ATGAAGCTCGAGCTGCAGTCCATCACCAAGCGGTTCGGTGCCTTCGCGGCCAACGAGGACATCGACCTCGTCGTCGAGCCCGGGCAGATCCACTGCCTGCTCGGGGAGAACGGGGCCGGCAAGTCGACCCTGATGAACGTCCTGTACGGGCTCTACCGGCCCACCGCGGGGCGCATCCTCGTGGACGGCGCCGAGGTGTCCTTCAAGGGCCCCGGCGACGCCATGGCCGCCGGCATCGGCATGGTGCACCAGCACTTCATGCTCGTGCCCGTGTTCACGGTCGCCGAGAACGTCGCCCTGGGGGCGGAGAGCACGAAGGGCGCGGCCCTGGACCTGGAGACCACCCGCCGCCGGATCCGGGAGATCTCCGACCGCTACGGCTTCCACGTGGACCCGGACGCCGTCGTGGAGGACCTGCCCGTGGGCGTCCAGCAGCGCGTCGAGATCATCAAGGCCCTCGTGCGGGAGGCCCAGGTTCTCATCCTGGACGAGCCCACCGCCGTGCTCACCCCGCGCGAGACCGACGAGCTGCTCGAGATCATGCGCCAGCTGCGCAGCTCGGGCCGCTCGATCCTGTTCATCTCGCACAAGCTGCGCGAGGTCAAGGAGATCTCCGACGTGATCACCGTGGTCCGCCGCGGCCGCGTGGTGGGACAGACCTCCCCGGAGGCCTCGACCTCCGAGCTCGCCGCGCTGATGGTGGGCCGCGACGTCTCCCTCACGGTGGCCAAGGGGCAGGCCGCACCGGGGGAGCGCGCCCTCGAGGTCAGCGGGCTCACCGTGGTCGGCGACAACGGCGTGAAGCTGCTCGACGACGTCAGCTTCGACGTGGCCCGCGGGGAGATCCTCGCGGTGGCCGGTGTGCAGGGCAACGGCCAGACCGAGCTCGCCGAGGCGATCCTGGGCCTGCGGGAGCGGGCCACCGGCTCGATCCGGCTGGGCGGCACGGAGCTGCTGGGCAGGTCGGTGCGCCAGGTGCTGGAGGCCGGCGTGGGATTCGTCCCGGAGGACCGCTCCACGGACGGGCTCGTGGGGCCCTTCACCGTCGCCGAGAACCTGGTGCTGGACCTCTACGGCGACGACCGCTTCTCCCGCGGGCCCTCCCTGCGCCTGGGCGAGATCCTGGCCAACGCCCGCCGCGCCGTCGAGCAGTTCGACGTGCGCACCCCGTCGGTGGACGCCCCGGTCCGGACGCTCTCCGGCGGCAACCAGCAGAAGGTCGTGATCGCCCGGGAGCTGTCCCGGCCGCTCGAGCTCTTCCTCGCCTCCCAGCCCACCCGCGGGGTGGACGTCGGGTCGATCGAGTTCATCCACGAGCAGATCGTCGCCGAGCGGGACAAGGGCGTGCCCGTGCTCATCGTCTCCACCGAGCTCGACGAGGTCTACGCGCTCGCGGACCGCATCGCCGTGTTCTTCCACGGCCGCATCATGGGCATCGTCGGCCCCGACACCCCGCGGGACGTCCTGGGCCAGATGATGGCCGGGGCCACCGCCGAGGAGGCCCGCGCCTCCACCGCCCAGCACACCGCCCAGCACACGAAGGAGCAGGCATGA
- a CDS encoding ABC transporter permease, with translation MSATGAAPAVAEQQSAPPPTATTPDAPRRTWLGSALQSVLAIVAALVLGGLLIAVTDERVADAAGYFFARPADTLGAMWAAASSAYEAMFYGAVYNPNGTTFAQRIYPLTETLTVATPLILAGLGVAVAFRAGLFNIGAQGQLLIGAALAAWVGFAWQLPVGVHLLAVVLAGALGGALWGGIVGLLKARTGAHEVILTIMLNYIALNLVAYLLTRPAFLRPGSSNPVSPQVAETAMFPRLLGEQFRLHWGFVLAVLATVFVAWLLHRSTVGFELRSVGANPRAARTAGISVTRGYVVVMLLAGALAGLAGVAQVAGTERALTSGIAASFGFDAITVALLGRSRPWGTFFAGLLYGAFRAGGVTMQSMTGTNIDIVLVVQSLIVLFIALPPLLRTGQDRVRARRGRGTTTTATEGARA, from the coding sequence ATGAGCGCCACCGGAGCGGCCCCCGCGGTCGCCGAGCAGCAGAGCGCGCCGCCGCCCACGGCCACCACCCCCGACGCCCCGCGGCGCACCTGGCTGGGCTCGGCGCTGCAGTCGGTGCTCGCGATCGTCGCGGCCCTGGTGCTGGGCGGGCTGCTGATCGCCGTGACCGACGAGCGCGTCGCCGACGCCGCGGGCTACTTCTTCGCCCGCCCCGCGGACACCCTCGGCGCAATGTGGGCCGCGGCGTCCTCCGCCTACGAGGCCATGTTCTACGGCGCCGTCTACAACCCCAACGGCACGACCTTCGCCCAGCGGATCTACCCGCTCACCGAGACGCTGACCGTGGCCACCCCGCTGATCCTCGCGGGCCTCGGCGTGGCCGTGGCCTTCCGGGCGGGGCTGTTCAACATCGGCGCCCAGGGCCAGCTGCTGATCGGCGCGGCCCTCGCCGCGTGGGTGGGCTTCGCCTGGCAGCTGCCGGTGGGCGTGCACCTGCTCGCCGTGGTCCTCGCCGGCGCCCTGGGCGGGGCCCTGTGGGGCGGGATCGTCGGGCTGCTCAAGGCCCGCACCGGGGCCCACGAGGTGATCCTCACGATCATGCTCAACTACATCGCGCTGAACCTGGTCGCCTACCTGCTGACCCGGCCCGCGTTCCTGCGTCCCGGGTCCTCGAACCCGGTGAGCCCGCAGGTCGCCGAGACCGCGATGTTCCCGCGGCTGCTGGGGGAGCAGTTCCGGCTGCACTGGGGCTTCGTGCTCGCGGTCCTCGCCACCGTGTTCGTGGCGTGGCTGCTCCACCGCTCCACGGTGGGCTTCGAGCTGCGCTCCGTGGGCGCCAACCCGCGCGCGGCCCGCACCGCGGGCATCTCCGTCACGCGCGGCTACGTCGTCGTCATGCTGCTCGCGGGCGCGCTGGCCGGTCTCGCGGGCGTCGCGCAGGTCGCCGGCACCGAGCGGGCGCTGACCTCCGGGATCGCCGCGTCCTTCGGCTTCGACGCGATCACGGTGGCCCTGCTGGGCCGGTCCCGGCCGTGGGGGACGTTCTTCGCCGGCCTGCTCTACGGCGCCTTCCGCGCCGGAGGCGTCACGATGCAGTCGATGACCGGCACGAACATCGACATCGTGCTGGTCGTGCAGTCGCTGATCGTGCTGTTCATCGCCCTGCCGCCGCTGCTGAGAACCGGCCAGGACCGGGTCCGGGCCCGGCGCGGACGGGGCACCACCACCACCGCCACCGAGGGGGCCCGGGCATGA
- a CDS encoding MazG family protein: protein MSQGHGTDDVPAGLGVPERTAQRFAELVAVMDRLRSPGGCAWDGQQTHESLVRYLVEEAYEVVEAVEAEGGPAAHASLLVEELGDVLLQVVFHARVAQERPRAEGGFDVADVLEAITTKLVRRHPHVFDPGASGDVAGEQTLDQLHSRWEDLKQAEKPERTGPFDGIPPHLPALALAEKTLARARKHDLEPPAPHGQEAAGPHTEEELGEALFALVRTASSRGLDAERALRGAARAYAAARDGD from the coding sequence ATGAGCCAGGGACACGGAACGGACGACGTCCCCGCAGGACTGGGCGTGCCCGAGCGCACCGCGCAGCGCTTCGCGGAGCTCGTGGCGGTCATGGACCGGCTGCGCTCCCCGGGCGGGTGCGCCTGGGACGGCCAGCAGACCCACGAGTCGCTCGTGCGCTATCTCGTGGAGGAGGCCTACGAGGTGGTCGAGGCCGTCGAGGCCGAGGGCGGCCCGGCCGCCCACGCCTCCCTGCTGGTCGAGGAGCTCGGCGACGTCCTGCTGCAGGTGGTCTTCCACGCGCGCGTCGCCCAGGAGCGCCCGCGCGCCGAGGGCGGGTTCGACGTCGCCGACGTGCTGGAGGCGATCACCACCAAGCTGGTGCGCCGCCACCCGCACGTCTTCGACCCCGGGGCGTCCGGGGACGTGGCGGGGGAGCAGACCCTCGACCAGCTGCACTCCCGCTGGGAGGACCTCAAGCAGGCCGAGAAGCCCGAGCGGACCGGGCCCTTCGACGGCATCCCGCCGCACCTGCCCGCCCTGGCCCTGGCGGAGAAGACCCTCGCCCGGGCCCGCAAGCACGACCTCGAGCCCCCGGCCCCCCACGGGCAGGAGGCCGCCGGCCCGCACACCGAGGAGGAACTGGGGGAGGCCCTGTTCGCGCTCGTGCGCACCGCCTCCTCCCGCGGACTGGACGCCGAGCGGGCCCTGCGCGGGGCCGCCCGCGCCTACGCCGCCGCGCGGGACGGCGACTGA
- a CDS encoding cytidine deaminase, translating into MTEHQPPAGTTAAPDAPEDTVDWARLRAAAVAAREHAYVPYSRFPVGAAALTEDGRVVSGCNVENASYGLTLCAECSLVSALHMSGGGRLAAFVCVDAQGDVLMPCGRCRQLLYEHRAPGLRLLTVSGVRTMAEVLPDAFGPEHL; encoded by the coding sequence GTGACCGAGCACCAGCCCCCGGCGGGGACCACAGCCGCCCCCGACGCCCCGGAGGACACCGTGGACTGGGCGCGGCTGCGCGCGGCCGCCGTCGCCGCCCGCGAGCACGCCTACGTGCCGTACTCCCGCTTCCCCGTGGGCGCGGCCGCACTGACCGAGGACGGGCGCGTGGTCTCCGGGTGCAACGTGGAGAACGCCTCCTACGGGCTGACCCTGTGCGCGGAGTGCTCCCTGGTCTCGGCCCTGCACATGTCCGGCGGCGGCCGGCTCGCCGCCTTCGTCTGCGTGGACGCCCAGGGCGACGTCCTGATGCCCTGCGGGCGCTGCCGCCAGCTGCTGTACGAGCACCGGGCGCCCGGTCTGCGGCTGCTCACCGTCTCCGGGGTGCGGACCATGGCCGAGGTCCTGCCCGACGCCTTCGGCCCCGAGCACCTCTGA
- a CDS encoding thymidine phosphorylase has protein sequence MTEQFDAVDVIRTKRDGETLSPAQIAWVVDAYTRGVVAEEQMSALAMAIFLRGMDRDEIAGWTRAMIASGERMDFSQLVRSGARSATSDKHSTGGVGDKITLPLAPLVAVYGVAVPQLSGRGLGHTGGTLDKLESIPGWRAALTNAEMMDQLRDVGAVICAAGSGLAPADKKLYALRDVTGTVESIPLIASSIMSKKIAEGTQSLVLDVKVGSGAFMKDLASAHELARTMVDLGTDAGVTTTALLTDMSTPLGLAVGNAVEVQESVDVLAGGGPADVVELTVALAAEMLAASGIPDADPAEALRDGRAMDVWRAMISAQGGDPGAPLPQARESETVTAEADGVLTELDAYKVGLASWRLGAGRARREDPVQAGAGILLHAKPGDAVRAGQPLLTLRTDTPERFARAREALEGAAVVLPSAPEDRPARGVVLETVR, from the coding sequence ATGACCGAGCAGTTCGACGCCGTCGACGTCATCCGGACCAAGCGCGACGGCGAGACGCTCTCGCCCGCCCAGATCGCGTGGGTGGTGGACGCCTACACCCGCGGGGTCGTGGCGGAGGAGCAGATGAGCGCGCTGGCCATGGCGATCTTCCTGCGCGGCATGGACCGGGACGAGATCGCGGGCTGGACCCGGGCGATGATCGCCTCGGGGGAGCGGATGGACTTCTCGCAGCTCGTGCGCTCCGGGGCCCGCTCGGCGACCAGCGACAAGCACTCGACCGGCGGGGTGGGGGACAAGATCACGCTGCCGCTGGCGCCGCTCGTGGCGGTCTACGGGGTGGCCGTCCCGCAGCTGTCCGGCCGCGGGCTCGGCCACACCGGCGGCACCCTGGACAAGCTCGAGTCGATCCCCGGGTGGCGTGCCGCGCTGACCAACGCGGAGATGATGGACCAGCTGCGCGACGTCGGCGCGGTGATCTGCGCCGCCGGCTCCGGCCTGGCCCCGGCCGACAAGAAGCTCTACGCGCTGCGCGACGTCACCGGCACGGTGGAGTCCATCCCGCTCATCGCCTCCTCCATCATGTCCAAGAAGATCGCCGAGGGCACGCAGTCCCTGGTGCTCGACGTCAAGGTCGGCTCCGGCGCGTTCATGAAGGACCTCGCGTCCGCCCACGAGCTGGCCCGCACCATGGTGGACCTCGGCACGGACGCCGGCGTGACGACCACCGCGCTGCTCACCGACATGTCCACGCCCCTGGGTCTGGCGGTCGGCAACGCCGTGGAAGTCCAGGAGTCCGTGGACGTGCTCGCCGGGGGAGGCCCGGCCGACGTCGTGGAGCTCACCGTCGCGCTCGCCGCGGAGATGCTCGCCGCCTCCGGGATCCCCGACGCGGACCCCGCGGAGGCCCTGCGGGACGGCCGCGCGATGGACGTGTGGCGGGCCATGATCTCCGCCCAGGGCGGGGACCCCGGCGCCCCGCTGCCGCAGGCCCGGGAGTCCGAGACCGTCACGGCCGAGGCCGACGGGGTGCTCACCGAGCTCGACGCCTACAAGGTCGGGCTGGCCTCCTGGCGCCTCGGCGCGGGCCGGGCCCGCCGGGAGGACCCGGTCCAGGCCGGTGCCGGGATCCTGCTGCACGCCAAGCCCGGCGACGCCGTCCGGGCGGGCCAGCCGCTGCTGACGCTGCGCACCGACACCCCCGAGCGCTTCGCCCGGGCCCGAGAGGCCCTCGAGGGCGCCGCCGTGGTCCTGCCCTCGGCCCCGGAAGACCGTCCGGCCCGCGGGGTGGTCCTCGAGACCGTGCGCTGA